The following are encoded together in the Vicia villosa cultivar HV-30 ecotype Madison, WI unplaced genomic scaffold, Vvil1.0 ctg.000089F_1_1, whole genome shotgun sequence genome:
- the LOC131623961 gene encoding uncharacterized protein LOC131623961 yields the protein MTKPYAVGLLSAIAAASGLSRNHAFSDAASSSSPTDDPPSPPPPPKFRNNNPRTTSAGFDPEPLEKGAEIVNNVATKPHGKNVFENIKKREDAKQAEFAAKTVESNHIKAQHEAERQRITYDEKKKLAQLQDQIKSQLAKYKDELARKRMQAENEQKRARNQELVKMQEESSIRLEQARRSIEEQIQAHRRQTEREMAEIERETIRVRAMAEAEARAHESKLAEDVNRRMLIDRANKEREKWVAAINATFDHIGGGIRAILTDQNKLVVAVGGVTALAAGIYTTREGARVIWGYVDRILGQPSLIRESSRGKYPWSGMLSRTMSSLSRRTNPESASKVGNGFGDVILHPSLNKRIEQLASATAHTKAHNAPFRNMLFYGPPGTGKTMAARELARKSGLDYALMTGGDVAPLGSQAVTKIHQLFDWSKKSKRGLLLFIDEADAFLCERNKTYMSEAQRSALNALLFRTGDQSKDIVLALATNRPGDLDSAVSDRIDEVLEFPLPGEDERYKLLKLYLDKYIAQAGARKPGLVQKLLKGTPPKIEIKGLTDDIIKEAAAKTEGFSGREIAKLMASVQAAVYGSKNCVLDESLFREVIDYKVSEHQQRRKLAGADKANA from the exons ATGACCAAACCATATGCCGTTGGTTTATTGTCGGCCATAGCTGCCGCATCAGGTTTATCTCGCAATCACGCTTTTTCCGATGccgcttcatcttcttctccaaccGATGATCCTCCATCCCCTCCGCCGCCTCCCAAATTTCGAAACAACAATCCAAGAACCACATCTGCTGGGTTTGATCCAGAGCCTCTCGAGAAAGGAGCCGAAATTGTCAACAATGTCGCCACTAAACCTCACGGCAAAAAT GTTTTTGAGAATATTAAAAAGAGAGAGGATGCTAAGCAAGCTGAGTTTGCTGCAAAGACTGTTGAGTCTAATCATATCAAAGCACAGCATGAGGCT GAAAGGCAAAGGATTACATATGATGAAAAGAAAAAGCTTGCCCAGCTTCAGGATCAAATAAAATCCCAGCTGGCTAAGTATAAGGATGAGTTGGCAAGAAAGAGGATGCAG GCAGAAAATGAACAAAAGAGAGCAAGGAACCAAGAGCTAGTGAAAATGCAAGAAGAATCTTCAATCAGATTGGAGCAAGCTCGGCGTTCAATAGAAGAACAGATTCAGGCACATCGGAGACAGACTGAAAGAGAGATGGCTGAGATTGAACGTGAAACAATCCGAGTAAGGGCTATGGCAGAAGCAGAAGCGAGAGCGCATGAATCAAAGTTAGCGGAAGATGTTAATAGGAGAATGCTAATTGATCGTGCTAATAAGGAGCGAGAAAAATGGGTTGCTGCAATAAATGCTACGTTTGACCATATTGGAG GGGGCATTAGAGCGATTCTAACAGATCAAAATAAGTTGGTTGTAGCAGTTGGTGGAGTGACTGCTCTGGCAGCTGGAATCTACACTACAAG GGAAGGTGCGCGGGTTATTTGGGGATATGTTGATAGAATATTGGGACAACCATCATTGATCCGAGAGTCCTCCAGAGGAAAATACCCCTGGTCTGGCATGTTGTCTCGTACCATGAGCTCCCTATCCCGACGTACCAATCCAGAATCTGcttcaaaagttggaaatggttttGGTGATGTAATTTTGCATCCTTCTCTTAACAAAAGAATTGAGCAGCTAGCATCTGCAACTGCACATACAAAAGCACATAATGCACCATTCAGGAACATGCTTTTTTATGGTCCTCCAGGAACAGGAAAGACAATGGCTGCCAGAGAGTTGGCTCGTAAATCT GGATTAGATTATGCATTGATGACTGGGGGAGATGTTGCTCCGCTCGGGTCGCAGGCTGTCACAAAGATACACCAGTTGTTTGATTGGTCCAAGAAGTCTAAAAGGGGTTTATTGCTTTTCATTGACGAAGCTGATGCATTTCTGTGCGA GCGTAACAAAACTTACATGAGTGAAGCTCAAAGAAGTGCACTCAATGCTCTCCTCTTTCGTACCGGTGACCAGTCAAAAGACATAGTCCTTGCGCTTGCCACAAACCGTCCTGGTGATCTCGATTCAGCTGTGTCGGACCGTATTGATGAGGTCCTGGAATTTCCCTTACCAGGAGAAGACGAGCGCTATAAACTTCTTAAGCTCTATCTGGACAAGTACATTGCCCAAGCTGGAGCAAGAAAACCTGGTTTAGTTCAAAAATTGTTGAAGGGAACCCCACCAAAGATCGAGATTAAGGGATTGACTGATGATATCATTAAGGAAGCCGCGGCTAAAACCGAAGGATTTTCCGGAAGAGAAATAGCCAAACTGATGGCTAGTGTCCAAGCTGCTGTATACGGAAGCAAGAATTGTGTTCTTGACGAAAGCTTGTTCCGGGAAGTGATAGATTATAAAGTGTCTGAGCATCAACAGAGAAGAAAATTGGCAGGTGCTGATAAGGCTAATGCATGA
- the LOC131623964 gene encoding 4-coumarate--CoA ligase-like 6 has protein sequence MPANFNCLVDMTYPHWYSSKTGIYNSIHSPINLPADPFVDIVSFIFSHSHDGVLALIDSSSGSSVSYSKLLPLVKTMASGLSKMGVKQGDVVLLLLPNSIYYPVILLAVLYLGAVFTPLNPLSSVSEIHKQVNECGVSFVFTVPENIKKLELLAFPVIAVPENDKDVKNDCFSSFFSLIYGNFDLTQRPIIKQEDTAGVLYSSGTTGVSKGVVLTHRNLISMVEHFVRFEASQYESSSSKNVYLAVLPMFHIYGLSLFAVGLLSLGSTIVVMRKFDIDEVIRLIDKYNVTHYPVVPPMLSALTMKAKGVNGSKLQSLRQVSCGAAPLSTEVSSGFVRAFPNIDLIQGYGMTESTAVGTRGFNTEKSHEYSSIGLLAPNMEAKVVDWNNGALLPPGSSGELWLRGPSIMRGYLNNKEATMSTIDKDGWLRTGDIVYFDQDGYLHLSDRLKDIIKYKGFQIAPADLETVLLSHPEIVDVAVTAAKDEEAGEIPVAFVVKKVGSVLSPKHVIDYVAEQVSPYKKVRKVFFTDKIPRSPTGKILRKDLRHWSTSKL, from the exons ATGCCTGCAAATTTCAACTGTCTTGTTGACATGACTTACCCTCATTGGTATTCATCAAAAACTGGTATTTACAATAGTATTCACTCTCCTATAAACCTTCCAGCTGACCCTTTTGTTGACATTGTTTCATTCATTTTTTCTCATTCTCATGATGGGGTTTTGGCCCTTATTGATTCCTCATCTGGGTCTTCTGTTTCTTATTCAAAGTTGTTACCTTTAGTTAAAACTATGGCTTCTGGTTTAAGCAAAATGGGTGTTAAACAAGGTGATGTTGTTTTGCTTTTACTTCCAAATTCAATTTACTATCCTGTTATACTATTGGCTGTTCTTTATTTAGGTGCTGTTTTTACACCATTGAATCCTCTTAGTAGTGTTTCTGAAATTCACAAGCAGGTTAATGAGTGTGGTGTTAGTTTTGTTTTTACTGTTCCTGAAAATATCAAAAAACTAGAGCTATTAGCTTTTCCCGTTATTGCTGTACCAGAAAATGACAAGGATGTGAAGAATGATTGTTTCTCTAGTTTTTTTAGTCTTATTTATGGTAACTTTGATTTGACTCAAAGGCCAATTATTAAGCAAGAAGATACTGCTGGTGTATTGTATTCTTCTGGGACCACAGGTGTGAGCAAAGGAGTTGTTTTAACTCATAGAAATCTAATTTCTATGGTTGAGCATTTTGTGAGATTTGAAGCTTCTCAATATGAATCCTCTAGTTCCAAGAATGTGTATCTAGCTGTTTTGCCAATGTTCCATATATATGGTTTATCGCTGTTTGCTGTTGGATTGTTGTCGTTGGGTTCTACAATTGTTGTAATGAGGAAATTTGATATTGACGAGGTTATTAGACTGATTGACAAGTATAATGTTACACACTATCCTGTTGTTCCACCGATGTTGTCCGCGTTGACAATGAAAGCAAAGGGTGTTAATGGAAGTAAGTTGCAGAGTTTGAGACAGGTTTCCTGTGGTGCAGCGCCTTTGAGCACAGAAGTTAGTAGTGGTTTTGTCCGTGCTTTCCCTAACATTGATTTAATACAG GGGTATGGAATGACCGAGTCGACCGCAGTAGGAACACGTGGCTTCAATACTGAAAAATCTCACGAGTATTCTTCAATAGGGTTGTTAGCTCCAAACATGGAGGCAAAAGTTGTAGACTGGAATAATGGTGCCTTATTGCCCCCAGGCAGCAGCGGCGAGCTTTGGTTGAGAGGGCCTTCGATTATGAGAG GATACTTGAACAACAAGGAAGCTACAATGTCAACAATTGATAAAGATGGTTGGCTACGTACCGGAGATATTGTTTATTTTGATCAGGATGGATATTTACATTTGTCTGACCGCTTGAAAGACATTATCAAATACAAAGGGTTTCAG ATCGCTCCGGCGGACTTAGAAACAGTGTTACTTTCGCATCCTGAAATAGTTGATGTTGCTGTTACTGC TGCCAAAGATGAAGAAGCTGGGGAGATTCCAGTAGCATTTGTGGTCAAGAAGGTCGGAAGTGTACTTTCACCAAAGCATGTTATCGATTACGTCGCCGAGCAG GTTTCTCCATACAAGAAGGTTCGGAAAGTGTTCTTCACCGACAAGATACCTAGGTCTCCGACTGGAAAGATCCTTCGAAAAGATCTCAGGCATTGGTCGACTTCTAAACTTTAA